GTACTTGTGAGCTACCATATCCTTAAACCTCATAGTCTGCTTATCCAGTGTCAGCCGCTCCAATTCCATGTGAGCTATATATAAAACGGTTCCCGCAGGGGTCTCATATACGCCCCTGGACTTCATACCCACCAGGCGGTTTTCCACGATGTCCGCTATACCTACGCCATTTCTCCCCGCTATTTCATTGAGCACCCTTATGAGCTCCACAGGCCCGTACTCGACTCCGTTGACTTTATAAGGTATTCCCTCTTTAAAATCTATTTCCACGTATTCAGGTTCATCAGGAGCCTGGGTAGGCGGTACTATTATCATATAGAGGTCGTCTTTAGGCTCATTCCACGGGTCTTCAAGGTCTCCCCCTTCATGGCTTAAATGCCATAGATTTCTGTCCATGCTGTAGGGCTTTTCTTTAGTAACAGGCACAGGTATACCTTTCTCCTGTGCATACTCTATCTCATCTTCCCTTGACTTAAACTCCCACTCCCTCCACGGCGCAATAACTTTTAACTCGGGGGCTAATGCTTTTATAGCGAGCTCAAAGCGAACCTGGTCATTGCCTTTGCCCGTGGCGCCGTGACATATGGCTTCCGCTCCTTCTGCCAATGCAATGTCCACCAGCTTTTTGGCGATCAACGGCCTGGCAAAAGACGTCCCCAAAAGGTACTTGCCTTCATATATTGCTCCTGCTCTCAGCGTAGGGAATATGTAATCAGTTACAAACTCCTCTACTACATCTTCCACATATACTTTGGACGCGCCGCTCTTCAGTGCTTTGTCTTCAATTCCCTCCAGCTCGTCTCCCTGACCTACGTTTACACAAACCGCAATCACTTCGTAACCATACTTCTCTTTTAACCACGGAATTATAACAGATGTATCTAATCCTCCAGAATAGGCCAAAACAACCTTTTTATTTCCCTTCATCTCGTTTACTCCCCTCGCATATAAAATCTTTGTATTATTATACATTAATATTTATATTTATGCAATACATCGGATTCACAATTTATTAACAAATAAATCACAAATGCGCCATAATTATAAATTATAATCATCTAACAATACAATTTATAAGGGGAGGGTATCGTGAAAATACTGAAATTTTTCAAAAAGCACATCCCACTGATCCTCATCGCGCTCATCGCCATCGGTGGCTTATCCTATTATTACGCATCCAGCCATAAAAAAGCAACCCAACAGCAGCTTCCTACAGTCATAGCGAGAAAAGGCAACATATCCGTCACAGTAACCGGCAGTGGGCCTGTGCAACCTATTAAGACGGCAAACATTTTATCACAGGTAAGCTCTACGGTGTTAAAGGTCAATTTTAGCGAAGGTGACCGCGTAAAGGCAGGAGACATTTTGTGCGTACTGGATAACTCATCTTTTACAAGCAACATAAAAAACAGCGAGCTACAACTGGAGCAAGCCAAAATGAATCTGGAAGGTGCTGAAAAAAACTCCGATAGCCTAACGATAAGGGCTCCTATATCAGGTTACATTTCCAGCTTGTCAGTACAAAAAGGAAATTCTGTAGCTGCAAATACGGCCATTGCAACTATACAGGATACCAGTAATCTTACCGTCACAGCCCCCTTTAGCGAAATCCTCGCCAGCAAACTAAAAATAAGTGATAAAGCCTATGCCCAGATAACTGATGGATCGTCGCAGGTAAAAGGCTATGTAAACCACATCAGCGCCAGCTATTCGTATAAAAA
The genomic region above belongs to Caldanaerobius polysaccharolyticus DSM 13641 and contains:
- a CDS encoding argininosuccinate synthase; this translates as MKGNKKVVLAYSGGLDTSVIIPWLKEKYGYEVIAVCVNVGQGDELEGIEDKALKSGASKVYVEDVVEEFVTDYIFPTLRAGAIYEGKYLLGTSFARPLIAKKLVDIALAEGAEAICHGATGKGNDQVRFELAIKALAPELKVIAPWREWEFKSREDEIEYAQEKGIPVPVTKEKPYSMDRNLWHLSHEGGDLEDPWNEPKDDLYMIIVPPTQAPDEPEYVEIDFKEGIPYKVNGVEYGPVELIRVLNEIAGRNGVGIADIVENRLVGMKSRGVYETPAGTVLYIAHMELERLTLDKQTMRFKDMVAHKYAELVYDGMWFTTLREALDAFVDVTQKNVTGTVRLKLYKGSCILAGVKSPYSLYSQEFATFGEDQVYNQKDAEGFINLFGLPLKIKALMEKGKTK